In the Cellvibrio sp. KY-GH-1 genome, CAGAGAGTTGGTTAATGTAAATGTTCCCCCTCGCGTGGTTGTGAAATTTAAGGGTGGGGCGGATGTTTCAGTGGCTGCTGTTACTGTGGCTAAGAAGGCGCTTGAAGGATATTTGGAAAAGCATTATGGAAAAAGTAATGTAAGTTTAATAGTTGCCCCTAGTCTAAAGTACGATGGTGAGTTGCGGTTTGTTCCAAGGGATGTTGTTGGGTTAGTAAAGACTAGAATGGCGGTTTGGGTTGATGCTTACAAAGGGGAGCGCCTGGTTCAAAGTCTACCTGTATGGTTTGAGGTAAAAGCACAAATGGAGGTGCTGGTGCTAAAAACAGCAGTTGCACGTGGAGAATTGGTTAGTCGTAAACATTTCGTGATTAAGATGGCAGAGATAAATGGGCTCCCGTTAGAAGTGGTTAGGTTAAACGAGTTGCCTGCTGAACAATTTGGTAATTTTGTTTATGTGGAAAACGTTGCCGAGAAAATGGTTCTCGATCATAGGATGATAAAAAAAATTAAAGCAATTAATTTTGGTGATGATGTAGAGGTTGTATCAAGATCGGGTCGTGTCAGCATTATAACCAAAGCGATTGCACAGGGTTCAGCTGAGATCGGCGATTATGTGAAATTGATGGCTACCGAAAGTAAGGAAATATTCTCGGGGAAGGTTGTTGCGCGGAAACAGGTTGTTGTTGATGCTAATCCATAATGTGGGGTTGGGGAATTGATGAGAAAGGAACAATTTTTTTTGCGTAGCCTTTGCGCCTTAATGCTAATAGTAGGTGGGATTCCATTTGCATCTTCTCAGAATTTATACGAAGAGAATAAATTTCAGGCACTTGTGGCAGATGAGAAGGCATTTAAGGTTGGAGATATTGTTACCTTATTGATAGTTGAATCTGCAAAAGCAAATACAACAGAAGATAAGGCCCAGGGGCGTAGTGTCAGGCTCGGTGGCAGTGCCGGCAAAACTGCTACAGATTTGGATCCGCCGGATCGTAATGGTCGTAGTGAATCAGTTGCTGTAGAGGCCGAATTTGCTTCCGATAAAGCATTGAATAATCAACGTACGGGTAATGTTAGGGCTCAAATTACTGTAGAGGTCTTGGAAGTAAAAGATACTGACAAGCTTTATGTGTCTGGAGAGCAGAAAATTAATATTAATGGTAATGAGCAATTTATCCGCGCTAGCGGTTGGTTGCGTATGAAAGATATCGATCAGAATAACACGGCACTCTCAGCTCGGCTTAATGATGCAAAAATTGAATACAGTGGT is a window encoding:
- the flgA gene encoding flagellar basal body P-ring formation chaperone FlgA, whose protein sequence is MLSVSHVAASLFLRFFNVCVLFFLSALVFAKTPYLDVYPVISAEAKTNLFKIEQIARLKNEQGMKEVDVARVNSMTIVLPVEGFEARQYVKGVAIKNAILISLGERDRELVNVNVPPRVVVKFKGGADVSVAAVTVAKKALEGYLEKHYGKSNVSLIVAPSLKYDGELRFVPRDVVGLVKTRMAVWVDAYKGERLVQSLPVWFEVKAQMEVLVLKTAVARGELVSRKHFVIKMAEINGLPLEVVRLNELPAEQFGNFVYVENVAEKMVLDHRMIKKIKAINFGDDVEVVSRSGRVSIITKAIAQGSAEIGDYVKLMATESKEIFSGKVVARKQVVVDANP
- a CDS encoding flagellar basal body L-ring protein FlgH, yielding MRKEQFFLRSLCALMLIVGGIPFASSQNLYEENKFQALVADEKAFKVGDIVTLLIVESAKANTTEDKAQGRSVRLGGSAGKTATDLDPPDRNGRSESVAVEAEFASDKALNNQRTGNVRAQITVEVLEVKDTDKLYVSGEQKININGNEQFIRASGWLRMKDIDQNNTALSARLNDAKIEYSGNKNAEKGLIRRTWSYVTKIW